The Juglans regia cultivar Chandler chromosome 1, Walnut 2.0, whole genome shotgun sequence nucleotide sequence attattattgttttgggatttgaaaaatgtgtattgggatttgaaaaagttgaattgtttattatattttgtatagagatttgaaaaatgtgtaatgatgagatgagatgagaattttgtgttttgttttggttaccaaacctgccctgaGGCTTTTGAAGCCTAAAAAACTCactggttttgattttttattttctttgacaagGTTATGTGATCAGTAAAAcgaatactaatatattttgatTTCCAATCAAAGGTTTATCAGATCTGTTGTGTTGAAGGCATGACTGCACCAACTCTATGAAATGGAATTGATCAGGAGGAATGAAAATTGAGAAAGTCCATGATGGGCCAACattatttctcttctatttttcccCATAAAGAAAAATCTTTAGAAACATGGGTTTAGATTAATCTTGTATCAatacaaatacaattttttgGAAGTAGAGCTGTAAAAAACTAGACAGGCTATGGAACAGTGGAAAAAAGGTCTCGGGTGCGTGTGCTGGTTTGGGCGGGTAGGCGCCGGTAACCATATCCATAGCAGTCATACAGCGTATCACGAGAAATGCTTTGGTGCAATCAAATTAACAAACGACAAACACAAACTACTTGTGTCTTGAACAGTCTTCTCTCTTGTCTCACTCCTTCCTCACAGGGAACTTGTacaatactctctctctctctagaatatattcatcatttattttttcatcatctcaCAATCtgacattagatgattgatTACTATTTATTCTATATGTATCTTTTTCTTTGGTGGCTGGAAGTTTTGTTTTTCCAATCTCAAACTTAAACTGAGAAATCTCTTCACAAAATCCAAGCATTAGGCTTAATTTGAGTGTccaattcactattatttattattattttattattattatttataaaatatctcaaaatactACTTCACTACTTAGCAACCTTAAAATTAGAACAGAAATGTCTCATCTAATATAATCATAGAATAGGccataaaaagaataaaaagtcttaattaattaatcaaggCGCGACTCACGAGTAAAgctttgaattgaattgaattggcGAAGGCCCACTTCTTTATCCCTTTGTCTATCTATCCTAATTAATGTCCTTTTTCGTTATTTCCTTTGACCCTTGTCCCatgttttaacattttttttttattataatttagggTAGTCGGTCCAAGTGAAAAGTCTCAATCATGTTGGTGATAAATCCTCTCAATcctattatttaaaaagaaaatactaactTGTATAAACATTTATTCTTTTAGTCATATGATAGATACCTTATTATAAATTCaatctttgtttatttttacagataagatgaaatgaattgagattaaaattaaaaattaaataaaatattattaaaatatttttttaatattttttttatttaaaaaattaaaaaattaaaaaatttattttattttatataaaaatttaaaaaatttataacgattagataaaattaattaaaaataattatgaaaacaaactagacaTGAGAGTATCACATCTTCATGTCACGAGACTATCTAATAAGTTTGCGAGTCATCCATTGTAGAGTGGTTGGAGAGGGGTGCgtttccatttatttttaaaagatttaattttttttttattttttttaaataataatattattaatttcaagtGTATCATTTTCCAACAATCTAGAGCCAAACGCCGGTTTAAGTTAAttgagcattagtattggattcatcatttttatttttaaaatttaataaaaagtacatattttttataaatataaaatctctcTATTCATAATCATCTATAATCTCACGTTGAATTAGCTATtagattcattaaaataataatataatattattttattaataataatatttttaatttttttatattttacaattatattaactatatattaattaataatttaatttgatatttaaattattatttttcaacttaaatatattgtgactcaaaattaaaaaataataatttaaataaataaaataataaatataaaatgtgaataataagtctttaaatttaaaaataaagagaaatatattataattaaaaatttgacaTTTGAGTATACGCTAAATCTAatgtaagaattttaaaattaaaattatcaaattttaaaaattaaactcattaaaTTAGTCCATCCTCTAATTCTGTAATGAGTCGAgtgaaaaaaaagacaaaagtattaaagaCTGTATGCTTTCAAAGTCCATTGAGCAGTAAAGCATTGCCCCGACACAGCACGGACAAAATTCAACACGAAGTCGGCCACAAGCAAACAGACGAACGAACAAACCAAGAACCCAGAATGTAAAGACTGTCTGTTTAGTTTAGGAGTGTGTCTATAAAtctctactatatatatatatctcacatttgttttctctttcatcCTTTTTAATCCAACTCTTCTTTTCTCTAGATTTTGTTGGGAAAACTTCGAAGGGTTTgtgccttttttattttttgtgggttGGTTTCTATatagagagggagggagagatggAGGGTGGTAAGAGAGGGGAGGGAGCAGGACCATCATCGGGAGGGTCTTCATCGGCTGGTGGTGTTGGTGATCAAAgaccaaaaaaggaaaaggaaacgAGTGAGGAGCCAAGTGGAGTTCTTGGTGGTgtgggagaagaagaagaagaagaagaggaagaagatcatAATGATGATGCTAAGGATGATAGGCTTGTTGCTGGTTTTGTTCCTGGCCCTTTGGTTTCTCTCAAGGAACAGATTGAGAAAGACAAGGTTTTATTTTTCGTTCCTTTGTACTTTTCTTTATTCgtcattcttcttctttgacGATATGATTGCATTTTGATGTTTGGGATTGCTCTATACCGGAGGTATATTTCACTCAGATGCTGGTGTATATAACGAAAtgatttcatttttctgtttggCATCCAGTTGCTATCCTATAGATCAACTTATTAATCTGGGTTTAGTTAATCAATGCGTTTCTTGTTGGGATGAATGCCCTAATAATCCAATTTGAACGAAATTTTGCAATAATAATTTGTCTTGTTTAAATGTTGATTTTCTTTGCAGGATGATGACAGCTTAAGGAGGTGGAAAGAGAAGCTGCTTGGTTGCTTGGAAAGTGATTTAAATGGTTTGTATCTGGCATTATCCTAAGATCCCGGTAGATGTTTTGTTCCGTATGATATGATGGTTCTTTTCTTGACTTCATGTCTTCTATTATTAGACCAAATGGAACCTGAAGTCAAGTTCCACTCCATCGGGATTATCTCTGATGAATTTGGGGAGATCACTTCTCCCTTGCCTGTTGATGAAAGTCGGAATGGTCATGTGTTGTTCACTCTCAGGGAGGGATCTCAGTATCGGCTTAAGCTGACATTCAGTGTTCTGCACAACATAGTTTCAGGCCTGACCTACTCCAATACAGTGTGGAAAGGGGGAGTTCAAGGTGcataattttcattcttttcgtATAAACTGCAGTTCTTATTCTTGAAATTTAAGTTGAGAATTtgttaaacagaaaaaaaaaaaaaaatctaatggcAGATATCATTTGGAATCCAGACTGGTAGAAGACCTGATGTTCGCTCTAGTCCTACTAATTGATCTTGGCCTTCATACTTGTCTGTATTGTTAGTTATTCTTTTCTCCTGCATCTGATTGGTAAATTGCAACTGTGATGAAGAAGATACCCAATTTAGACTGAATCTTGTTTTTGGTCTTAATAAATAACAACTGCAGAAAGTTCAGATTTTGGGGGTGAaagtttctttctcattgtgGGCTAGGAAGCATTGAGAAGGCAAGTTGCCTGTTAATAGCAATAATAGCAAATGCAGCCTGATCTTAAATGATCCAGCTTATACTGAATTCTTGGATATTGCTTCCTTTTGCAATCTTCAAAAACTTGCGTTCAAACACCTCGTGCTTGATTAGTATTTTCCCCCAGATAGCATCTCTTATTTACAAGAAATCAGTCAAGCTGAAACAGCAattgtttgaaaataatgaCGCAAAATCTAGGACAACTGATAATCAAAATGCAGAATCATATCAACTAGACGTACTGACACGCCATCTACTTATTGCCATTAACTGaaatgttttcttctccttgaACGTTGTGATGGGTACattttgtcttttcttcaaTTGATATATCAAATATTCCACTCTTTTCAACAACTCCTCTCCGTATATTCTGTAATTTAATTGTTATCCTCTGTTACTCTgttcatcttttttcttttcttcacccATCTTCTTCTGGAATCAGTTGATCAAAGCGAAGGAATGTTGGGCACTTTTGCCCCTCAACCAGAACCATATGTGCACACCCTTGATGAGGAGACCACTCCATCTGGCGTGCTCGCTAGGGGAACCTACTCAGCGAAGCTCAAGGTGTGTGGAAATTAAGTGCATGTGTGTGCTTacagtgttatatatatatatatgcgtgtgtgtgtgtgtaatatgtCTGTGTATGCGTGTGCTTATCTTGATATTAAAGTGCATAAACATACTTGACTTTGTCTTATGATGTTTTGCTTGAAAATCTAATCCCAtccctttttcctttctttaataaTAGCAATTAATTGatacttatcaaaatattaattaatcaatcaTCCATTTACTAGTATTAAAGAGTACATGATATGCCTACTTTGAATAGCTTGTGCTTTTCTGGGGGAGAGACTCCGGATCTTTTGACTTAAGTTTCTTATAGGCCACAGTCATTCCTTGGCATGTACAAGACCCATAAAATCTGCTTCCTTTTTATGGGCATTAAGGGAGTGaattttgaacatttttcaTCGTTTGTTTACTCATGGTGTTCCTTTTAAGGATGCTTCTAATGAAAGCCCAGATTATTGGACAGTCATGTAGGGCCAATCTGTAGATCTACAATTTGTTCTTTGGTAAATTCTTTTGTAACATAATACGTAGTATTGAAATAACTGGCAACCATGTGGGAATTTACTTCTGTGGGGATGCATGTGTTCACCAAAATAACTTGTGTCATCAAAACATGGTGACAACTATTAGATTATATCATCTGGATTAGATATAATAAAATCCGAATTGGATATTACACACTTGTTTAATTTAATGTGACatgttaatttttcttgtttccttctTTACACAGTTTGAAGATGATGACAAGAGATGTCATTTGGAACTCGAGTATTCATTCGAGATCAAAAGAGCAGCTAGATGAGTTTTGCCAAAACAATATGTTTTGTTGTCTtctgttttatgtatttttccatattcttttctatttctttctttctttcccctcTTCTTGTGAACTGCATTCATGTTTGTTTGTGACGATTAGTTGAATATTGGTTTGTAGGTGtgaaacaaattagaattgaatacaaattttatgACCTTGAATTGCATTCTTCTTACTGATCAAAGGAAAAATTGCATTCTTGAACCATAAGCTGTCCCTTTCACAAACTCTTGAAAATTTCTTGAATTGCTTTGTATAATTTTCAATATGAATACTGCCATCATCAAAGTTATGGGGTTTCATAACTATACATGGCATGGGTTTTTTAACGTACGTACGGATATTATTAACACATTTTCATCTAAGACAAAGGTAAAAAACAACGACAACTAcacttttctatatatatgaatattaattttgCACTTACCAGAATCCACGAACTTAACGCAGTAGTCTAAAGACTTTGCCGCCCCTGTGCCTCCTCCGATGGAATTTGAATCAGAAAGGCTAGTAGACTAAAGACTTCGCCAACTCGGAAAATATCTGATACCatcaaccattgatccaaaaaatTCTATGACTGTTGGATATTAATTTAGTTAGACCTTTTAACTCTCATGATTATAACATTTCACTACACTTCCTAACCCAACGGCCTACTCTATCGACACTGACTCGGTGGTAGTCCCTTTCATTTTGGCGGTTTCACTCatctatcagtattcaatgacttaatACTATGCCCATATATAGTATTAACTATTAAGGCATTTTAATCAAACCTGTAGGTCGCCCTCTCCATAACTTGAATCCATGACGTGATCCCTACTCTGATATCAATAATAAAGACCGAACAATTGATCCAAAAGTTCTATGATTATTGGATGTTAATTTGATTAGACCTTTAACTCTCATATCAtaacaaactcatttttttatactaGATCGAGATTCGATCCCGGGCAAGGGGCATCTCTCATTAGGGACGAATTATCAGAACTGTTTAATGAACTTTCACAAGTTCAAATCCAAGAGGGACAGAAAGATTCGTAATATTCAATGAAAGAAGGGTCAGCACTTGCAAATAGATGATGATAAAAGAATAAGAgacatttgttttttcttttcttttttatgggcAAAGAATAAGAGACATTGTTACATGTTTATACAACTCTAATTGATCAATCTGTTGGAACCCTAGGCTAGAAATGAGACACGAAGTGAAGAACTGCCGAGGTAATGAGGAACTGGGAGCTTGCGGAACTGAAGAAGGGATGGAACTCAAAACGGCAGCGCATGGGTTTATCTCAAACGCACCGTTTGGGTTGTGTGAAGGAAACGCAGCGCatagataaaggaaaataaagtagTTTTACTTAATTGTTGCTTTTTGTAATACGCACCGTTTAGTTGAATGAAACGGAGTGTTTTGATTACtgtcttttattatgttttgaacgAAGGTCAGTTTAGCCTAAGTTCTAGTAGGTTGTTACTG carries:
- the LOC108995990 gene encoding rho GDP-dissociation inhibitor 1-like; this encodes MEGGKRGEGAGPSSGGSSSAGGVGDQRPKKEKETSEEPSGVLGGVGEEEEEEEEEDHNDDAKDDRLVAGFVPGPLVSLKEQIEKDKDDDSLRRWKEKLLGCLESDLNDQMEPEVKFHSIGIISDEFGEITSPLPVDESRNGHVLFTLREGSQYRLKLTFSVLHNIVSGLTYSNTVWKGGVQVDQSEGMLGTFAPQPEPYVHTLDEETTPSGVLARGTYSAKLKFEDDDKRCHLELEYSFEIKRAAR